A genomic stretch from Falco cherrug isolate bFalChe1 chromosome 1, bFalChe1.pri, whole genome shotgun sequence includes:
- the LOC102056512 gene encoding dynein light chain 1, cytoplasmic has protein sequence MSDRKAVIKNADMSEEMQQDSVECATQALEKYNIEKDIAAHIKKEFDKKYNPTWHCIVGRNFGSYVTHETKHFIYFYLGQVAILLFKSG, from the exons ATGAGCGATCGGAAGGCGGTGATCAAGAATGCGGACATGTCCGAAGAGATGCAGCAGGACTCCGTGGAGTGTGCTACTCAGGCCTTAGAGAAGTACAACATCGAGAAGGACATTGCGGCTCACATAAAGAAG GAATTTGACAAGAAATACAATCCCACTTGGCACTGCATTGTGGGAAGGAACTTCGGCAGCTATGTGACTCATGAGACCAAGCACTTCATCTACTTCTACCTCGGCCAAGTTGCTATTCTTCTTTTCAAGTCTGGTTAG